From the Cryptosporangium aurantiacum genome, one window contains:
- a CDS encoding SRPBCC family protein: protein MTEPPAQPSDPSGAAGAARFGPSEDGPSANPAVSELPAGLVVAGPGRLAVDVEIEADLETVFAAATDWPAQARWIPLTGVRVARGDGRTPGSVVHAFTGVGKIGFLDVFHVVDWEPPHRVEVVHVGRVVRGPGAFRLTERGPGRTVMTWSEDLHLPFGAFGVRVWPLVRPLAAAALGLGLRRFRRYVAERAR from the coding sequence GTGACCGAGCCGCCCGCCCAGCCGTCGGATCCCTCCGGGGCGGCCGGCGCAGCGAGGTTCGGCCCGTCCGAGGACGGTCCGTCGGCGAATCCTGCCGTGTCCGAGCTGCCCGCTGGGCTGGTGGTGGCGGGGCCGGGGCGGCTCGCGGTCGACGTCGAGATCGAGGCGGACCTCGAAACGGTCTTCGCGGCCGCAACCGACTGGCCGGCGCAAGCACGGTGGATCCCGCTGACCGGCGTCCGGGTGGCCCGCGGCGACGGGCGCACCCCGGGCAGCGTCGTGCACGCGTTCACCGGCGTCGGCAAGATCGGCTTCCTGGACGTCTTCCATGTCGTCGACTGGGAGCCACCGCACCGGGTGGAGGTCGTGCACGTCGGGCGGGTGGTTCGCGGCCCTGGTGCGTTCCGCCTGACCGAGCGGGGACCCGGCCGCACCGTGATGACCTGGAGCGAGGACCTGCACCTGCCGTTCGGCGCGTTCGGCGTCCGGGTCTGGCCGCTCGTCCGCCCGCTCGCCGCCGCGGCGCTGGGGCTGGGCCTGCGCCGGTTCCGCCGCTACGTCGCCGAGCGAGCCCGATGA
- a CDS encoding TIGR00730 family Rossman fold protein, translated as MNSFRPTSADGAHPAERREVEKSSSAVCVYCASSTSIEPHYVTLAAEVGAELARRGHELVSGGGRVSMMGAVAAAARAGGARTIGVIPEALSSREIADFDSDELLVTTGMRERKAAMDDRADAFLGLPGGIGTLEEVFEVWTSRSLGMHAKPVVLLDPEGFYNGLLGWLTDLAGRGFVRPEALALLTVVSSVPEAFDAIEDGIAHATRVEAGPSAPVRVQD; from the coding sequence GTGAATTCTTTTCGACCGACCTCTGCGGACGGCGCTCACCCTGCGGAAAGACGCGAGGTTGAAAAGAGTTCGTCGGCCGTCTGCGTCTACTGCGCGTCCTCCACGTCGATCGAACCGCACTACGTCACGCTCGCCGCCGAGGTCGGCGCCGAGCTGGCCCGCCGCGGCCACGAGCTGGTCTCCGGCGGCGGCCGGGTGTCGATGATGGGCGCGGTCGCGGCCGCTGCCCGTGCCGGGGGAGCGCGCACGATCGGCGTCATCCCCGAGGCGCTGAGCAGCCGGGAGATCGCCGACTTCGACTCCGACGAACTCCTCGTCACCACCGGAATGCGGGAACGCAAAGCCGCGATGGACGACCGCGCCGACGCGTTTCTCGGACTCCCTGGCGGCATCGGCACGCTCGAAGAGGTGTTCGAGGTCTGGACGTCCCGGTCGCTCGGCATGCACGCGAAACCCGTCGTGCTGCTCGACCCCGAGGGCTTCTACAACGGCCTGCTCGGGTGGCTCACCGACCTGGCCGGCCGCGGGTTCGTGCGCCCGGAAGCACTCGCGCTGCTCACGGTCGTCTCCTCCGTTCCGGAGGCGTTCGACGCCATCGAGGACGGGATCGCTCACGCGACCCGCGTCGAGGCCGGCCCGTCAGCCCCGGTGCGCGTTCAAGATTGA
- a CDS encoding DUF3117 domain-containing protein — protein sequence MAAMKPRTGDGPLEVTKEGRGIVMRVPLEGGGRLVVEMSADEASALGDALKNVAG from the coding sequence ATGGCGGCCATGAAGCCGCGGACGGGTGACGGTCCGCTCGAAGTCACCAAGGAGGGCCGCGGCATCGTGATGCGCGTACCGCTCGAGGGCGGAGGGCGTCTCGTCGTCGAAATGTCGGCCGACGAGGCCAGCGCGCTCGGGGACGCTCTGAAGAACGTCGCGGGCTAG
- the folP gene encoding dihydropteroate synthase — protein MAIVNRTPDSFYDRGATFTDEAALAAVDAAVRDGAQIVDIGGVKAGPGEAVDATEEARRTVPLIREVRTRYPDLVISIDTWRAEVGEAAVEAGADLLNDTWSGADPELATVAARTGAGLICSHAGGLTPRSRPHRPSFPDVTADVVSTVTRLAERAVEAGVRSDGILIDPAHDFGKNTWHSLTLTRELEALVATGWPVLVALSRKDFVGETLDLPVDDRLEGTLAATAISAWLGARVFRAHDVLATRRTLDMVASIRGTRPPAFTRRGLA, from the coding sequence ATGGCCATCGTCAACCGCACCCCGGACTCGTTCTACGACCGTGGCGCGACGTTCACCGACGAGGCCGCGCTCGCCGCGGTCGACGCCGCGGTGCGCGACGGCGCCCAGATCGTCGACATCGGCGGGGTGAAGGCGGGGCCCGGCGAGGCGGTGGACGCCACCGAGGAGGCCCGGCGCACGGTGCCGCTGATCCGCGAGGTGCGCACCCGCTACCCGGACCTGGTGATCAGCATCGACACCTGGCGCGCGGAGGTCGGCGAGGCGGCGGTCGAGGCGGGTGCCGACCTACTCAACGACACCTGGTCGGGCGCCGACCCGGAGCTGGCGACGGTGGCGGCGCGCACGGGGGCCGGGCTGATCTGCTCACACGCGGGCGGCCTGACCCCCCGCTCGCGACCGCACCGGCCGAGCTTCCCGGACGTCACGGCGGACGTGGTGAGCACGGTGACGCGGCTCGCCGAGCGGGCGGTGGAGGCCGGGGTGCGCTCGGACGGCATCCTGATCGACCCCGCGCACGACTTCGGCAAGAACACCTGGCACTCGTTGACGCTCACCCGGGAGTTGGAGGCGCTGGTGGCGACCGGGTGGCCGGTGCTGGTGGCGCTCTCCCGCAAGGACTTCGTCGGCGAGACGCTCGACCTGCCGGTGGACGACCGGCTCGAGGGCACGCTGGCGGCCACCGCGATCAGCGCGTGGCTCGGCGCCCGGGTGTTCCGTGCTCACGACGTGCTGGCGACCCGGCGCACGCTGGACATGGTCGCGTCCATCCGCGGCACGCGCCCGCCGGCGTTCACCCGTCGGGGGCTCGCGTGA
- a CDS encoding DivIVA domain-containing protein codes for MGSFLLVVVAALVLSGIVFGAAAFTLGRDRGLTPPRPDGVPFDLPADRPLDRGDLDGLRFDTTIRGYRMDQVDEILQRVADDFDFLHARIIDLEDQLAARVPEDDDEERPFAFPWDAAEAEAVEGSGVPADPTAPHTDDAVRADATALADAAARSVDGTGPAAPVDATAAAPAVPEPGTPEPGTPEPGTPEPGTTAPGAAKPGEPTRSDTETEPDTDDSATPEPTPTTPEPQVATTKPEPQAAAAKPEPQAAAGKPSAPAAPEPVDAADEAVAADEAPAEVAVPRSGRGR; via the coding sequence GTGGGAAGCTTCCTCCTCGTCGTCGTGGCCGCGCTCGTCCTGTCCGGCATCGTGTTCGGTGCCGCTGCGTTCACGCTGGGTCGTGATCGCGGGCTGACCCCGCCTCGCCCGGACGGCGTCCCGTTCGACTTGCCCGCCGACCGGCCGCTCGACCGGGGTGACCTCGATGGTCTCCGGTTCGACACGACGATCCGTGGTTACCGGATGGACCAGGTCGACGAGATCCTGCAGCGGGTGGCCGACGACTTCGACTTCCTGCACGCTCGAATCATCGATCTGGAGGACCAGCTCGCCGCCCGCGTTCCCGAGGACGACGACGAGGAGCGCCCGTTCGCGTTCCCGTGGGACGCCGCGGAGGCCGAGGCTGTCGAGGGCTCCGGGGTGCCCGCCGATCCGACCGCACCCCACACCGACGACGCCGTCCGCGCCGACGCCACTGCCCTCGCCGACGCCGCTGCCCGGTCCGTCGACGGGACCGGACCCGCCGCGCCGGTCGACGCGACCGCGGCGGCACCGGCCGTGCCCGAGCCCGGCACCCCCGAGCCCGGCACCCCCGAGCCCGGCACCCCCGAGCCCGGCACCACCGCCCCTGGCGCCGCCAAACCGGGCGAGCCGACCCGGAGCGACACGGAAACCGAGCCCGACACGGACGACTCCGCCACGCCGGAGCCCACCCCGACGACCCCCGAGCCGCAGGTCGCCACGACGAAGCCCGAGCCGCAGGCCGCGGCAGCGAAGCCCGAGCCGCAGGCCGCGGCGGGCAAGCCGAGCGCGCCGGCCGCGCCCGAGCCCGTGGATGCCGCCGATGAGGCCGTGGCCGCCGACGAGGCTCCGGCCGAGGTCGCCGTGCCACGCTCCGGCCGCGGCCGGTGA
- a CDS encoding DNA-3-methyladenine glycosylase I, translating into MTTPDAQELAEVGLVRGADGLLRCSWAGATEDYATYHDQEWGRRLTGDDALFERLCLEAFQSGLSWLTILRRREGFRRAFAGFSISAVAAFGESDVERLLADTGIIRNRAKIDAAITNAKLAAELPGGLSALLWSFAPPARPRPRTRADVPATSPESTALAKDLRKRGFRFVGPTTSYALMQATGMVDDHIVGCHAGAA; encoded by the coding sequence ATGACCACCCCCGACGCGCAGGAGCTGGCCGAGGTCGGGCTGGTGCGCGGCGCCGACGGCCTGCTGCGCTGCTCGTGGGCCGGGGCGACCGAGGACTACGCCACCTACCACGACCAGGAGTGGGGACGCCGCCTCACCGGCGACGATGCGCTCTTCGAACGGCTGTGCCTGGAAGCGTTCCAGTCCGGCCTGTCCTGGCTGACGATCCTGCGGCGCCGGGAGGGCTTCCGGCGGGCGTTCGCCGGGTTCTCGATCAGCGCGGTCGCGGCGTTCGGCGAGTCGGACGTCGAACGGCTGCTCGCGGACACCGGCATCATCCGGAACCGGGCGAAGATCGACGCCGCGATCACGAACGCGAAGCTCGCCGCCGAGCTCCCTGGCGGGCTGTCCGCGCTGCTCTGGTCGTTCGCACCGCCCGCGCGGCCCCGCCCACGGACCCGGGCGGACGTACCCGCCACGTCGCCGGAGTCGACCGCACTCGCGAAGGACCTCCGCAAGCGTGGCTTTCGTTTCGTCGGTCCGACGACTTCGTACGCGTTGATGCAGGCAACCGGTATGGTCGATGACCACATCGTGGGCTGTCACGCAGGCGCGGCGTAA
- a CDS encoding leucyl aminopeptidase, protein MAEDSIDDDTDRAEPAVLLPTPYTVPAALGDTLAAWLGDERRPEPPAKGKASEVATLPLPGGSPAVVLLVGTGAGTESDWRKAGAALVRAASGDPEVVFALPSDATPDAVRGLFEGALLASYRFTLASDPKPPTLTTVRILTDDPERYADARVRAEAVAHGTTFARDLVNTPSNIKSPEWFAAQAAEAATALGIDAQVRDPEWLAANNFGGMLAVGGGSTRGPRLLELRWAPDGVELHTLKHVVLVGKGITFDTGGISIKPAQGMQLMKKDMGGGAAVVGAVLAAAALKLPLRVTVLVPLAENMPSGTAYRPGDVVRHYGGRTSEIFSTDAEGRMVLGDALAYAVATLRPDVLIDLATLTGGQSVALGKRTAALFSENDDLAKALFEAAEQAGERVWQLPLPEDYLEQIDSDVADANNSGGRGAQTATAALFLRPFTGEARDRWAHVDMSSPAWSDGPNDELTKGATGWGTRTLTRYLEAL, encoded by the coding sequence GTGGCCGAGGACTCCATCGACGACGACACGGACCGGGCCGAACCGGCGGTGCTCCTGCCGACCCCGTACACCGTTCCGGCCGCGCTCGGCGACACGCTCGCGGCCTGGCTGGGCGACGAGCGGCGTCCGGAGCCGCCCGCGAAGGGAAAGGCCAGCGAGGTCGCCACGCTGCCGCTGCCGGGTGGATCGCCGGCGGTTGTGCTGCTGGTCGGCACCGGCGCGGGGACGGAGTCGGACTGGCGCAAGGCCGGTGCGGCGCTGGTCCGGGCCGCGTCCGGCGACCCCGAGGTGGTCTTCGCGCTGCCCTCCGACGCCACGCCGGACGCCGTCCGCGGGCTGTTCGAGGGCGCGCTGCTGGCGTCCTACCGGTTCACGCTGGCGTCCGACCCGAAGCCTCCGACGCTGACCACGGTCCGGATCCTCACCGACGACCCGGAGCGCTACGCGGACGCCCGAGTGCGCGCCGAGGCGGTCGCCCACGGGACCACGTTCGCCCGTGACCTGGTGAACACGCCGAGCAACATCAAGTCCCCGGAGTGGTTCGCCGCGCAGGCGGCGGAGGCGGCCACCGCGCTCGGCATCGACGCGCAGGTCCGCGACCCGGAGTGGCTGGCGGCCAACAACTTCGGCGGCATGCTCGCGGTGGGCGGCGGTTCGACGCGCGGCCCCCGTCTGCTGGAGCTGCGGTGGGCGCCGGACGGCGTCGAGCTGCACACGCTGAAGCACGTCGTCCTGGTGGGCAAGGGCATCACGTTCGACACCGGCGGCATCTCGATCAAGCCCGCGCAGGGCATGCAACTGATGAAGAAGGACATGGGCGGCGGCGCCGCCGTGGTCGGCGCGGTGCTGGCCGCGGCCGCGCTGAAGCTGCCGCTGCGCGTCACCGTGCTGGTGCCGCTGGCCGAGAACATGCCGAGCGGTACCGCCTACCGGCCGGGGGACGTCGTCCGGCACTACGGCGGGCGGACCTCGGAGATCTTCAGCACCGACGCCGAGGGCCGGATGGTACTCGGCGACGCGCTGGCGTACGCGGTCGCGACCCTGCGGCCGGACGTCCTCATCGACCTGGCGACGCTGACCGGCGGTCAGTCGGTCGCGCTCGGGAAGCGCACCGCGGCGTTGTTCTCGGAGAACGACGATCTGGCGAAGGCGCTGTTCGAGGCCGCCGAGCAGGCGGGTGAGCGGGTCTGGCAGCTGCCGCTGCCCGAGGACTATCTGGAGCAGATCGACTCGGACGTCGCGGACGCGAACAACAGCGGCGGACGCGGCGCGCAGACCGCCACCGCGGCGCTGTTCCTCCGCCCGTTCACCGGCGAGGCCAGGGACCGCTGGGCGCATGTGGACATGTCGTCGCCCGCGTGGTCCGACGGCCCGAACGACGAGCTGACCAAGGGCGCCACGGGTTGGGGCACCCGAACCCTGACCAGGTACCTCGAAGCGCTTTAG